In the genome of Globicephala melas chromosome 7, mGloMel1.2, whole genome shotgun sequence, one region contains:
- the IFT70A gene encoding intraflagellar transport protein 70A: protein MAGLSGAPMPDGEFTAVVYRLIRDARYAEAVQLLGGELQRSPRSRAGLSLLGYCYYRLQEFALAAECYEQLGQLHPELEQYRLYQAQALYKACLYPEATRVTFLLLDNPAYHNRVLRLQAAIKYSEGDLPGARSLVEQLLSGEGEDIGGENELDGQVNLGCLLYKEGHYEAACSKFSAALQASGYRPDLSYNLALAYYSSRQYASALKHIADIIEHGIRQHPELGVGMTTEGIDVRSVGNTLVLHQTALVEAFNLKAAIEYQLRNYEVAQETLTDMPPRAEEELDPVTLHNQALMNMDARPTEGFEKLQFLLQQNPFPPETFGNLLLLYCKYEYFDLAADVLAENAHLTYKFLTPYLYDFLDAMITCQTAPEEAFVKLDGLAGMLTEQLRRLTKQVQEARHNRDDEAVKKAVNEYDDTLEKYIPVLMAQAKIYWDLENYPVVEKIFRKSVEFCNDHDVWKLNVAHVLFMQENKYTEAIGFYEPIVKKHYDNILNVSAIVLANLCVSYIMTSQNEEAEELMRKIEKEEEQLSYEDPDKKIYHLCIVNLVIGTLYCAKGNYDFGISRVIKSLEPYNKKLGTDTWYYAKRCFLSLLENMSKHMIVLRDSVIQECVQFLEHCELYGRNIPAVIEQPLEEERMHIGKNTVTYESRQLKALIYEIIGWNM, encoded by the coding sequence ATGGCGGGCCTGAGCGGTGCGCCCATGCCCGACGGGGAGTTCACCGCGGTCGTGTACCGGCTCATCCGGGATGCCCGCTACGCCGAGGCCGTGCAGCTGCTGGGCGGAGAGCTCCAGCGGAGCCCGAGAAGCCGCGCCGGCCTGTCGCTGCTGGGCTACTGTTACTACCGCCTGCAGGAGTTCGCGCTGGCCGCCGAGTGCTATGAGCAGCTGGGTCAGCTGCACCCGGAGCTGGAGCAGTACCGCCTGTACCAGGCCCAGGCCCTGTACAAGGCCTGCCTTTACCCAGAGGCCACCCGCGTCACCTTCCTCCTCCTGGACAACCCCGCCTACCACAATCGGGTTCTCCGTCTCCAAGCCGCGATCAAGTATAGCGAGGGCGATCTGCCCGGGGCCAGGAGCCTGGTGGAGCAGCTACTGAGTGGGGAAGGAGAAGACATCGGTGGCGAGAACGAGCTCGATGGCCAGGTCAACCTGGGCTGTTTGCTCTACAAGGAGGGACATTATGAAGCCGCGTGTTCCAAGTTCTCTGCTGCCTTGCAGGCTTCGGGCTACCGGCCTGACCTTTCCTACAACCTGGCTTTGGCCTATTACAGCAGCCGGCAGTATGCATCCGCACTGAAGCATATCGCCGACATTATTGAGCACGGCATCCGCCAgcacccagagctgggtgtggGCATGACCACTGAGGGCATTGATGTTCGAAGTGTTGGCAACACCTTAGTCCTTCACCAGACCGCTCTGGTGGAAGCCTTCAACCTCAAGGCCGCCATAGAATACCAACTGAGAAACTATGAGGTGGCCCAGGAAACCCTCACAGATATGCCTCCGAGGGCAGAGGAAGAGTTAGACCCTGTGACCCTGCACAACCAGGCGCTAATGAACATGGATGCCAGGCCTACAGAAGGGTTTGAGAAGCTACAGTTTTTGCTCCAACAGAATCCCTTTCCCCCAGAGACCTTTGGCAACCTGTTGCTGCTCTACtgtaaatatgaatattttgaCCTGGCAGCAGATGTCCTGGCAGAGAATGCCCATTTGACTTACAAGTTCCTCACACCCTATCTCTATGACTTCTTGGATGCCATGATTACTTGCCAGACAGCTCCTGAAGAGGCTTTCGTTAAGCTTGATGGGCTAGCAGGGATGCTGACTGAACAGCTCCGGAGACTCACCAAACAAGTACAGGAAGCAAGACACAACAGAGATGATGAAGCTGTCAAAAAGGCAGTGAATGAATATGATGACACCCTTGAGAAGTATATTCCCGTGCTGATGGCCCAGGCCAAAATCTACTGGGACCTTGAAAATTATCCAGTGGTGGAAAAGATCTTCCGCAAATCTGTGGAATTCTGTAATGATCATGATGTGTGGAAGCTGAATGTGGCTCATGTTCTGTTCATGCAGGAAAACAAATACACAGAAGCCATAGGTTTTTATGAGCCCATAGTCAAGAAGCATTATGACAACATCCTGAATGTCAGTGCTATTGTGCTGGCTAACCTGTGTGTTTCATATATTATGACAAGTCAAAACGAAGAAGCCGAGGAGTTGATGAGGAAGATTGAAAAGGAGGAAGAGCAGCTCTCCTATGAGGACCCAGATAAGAAAATCTACCATCTCTGCATTGTGAATTTGGTGATAGGGACGCTCTATTGTGCCAAAGGAAATTATGACTTTGGTATTTCTCGGGTTATCAAAAGCTTGGAACCTTATAATAAAAAACTGGGAACTGATACCTGGTATTACGCCAAAAGATGCTTCCTGTCATTACTAGAAAACATGTCAAAACACATGATTGTGCTTCGTGACAGTGTTATTCAAGAATGTGTCCAGTTTCTAGAACACTGTGAACTTTATGGCAGGAACATACCTGCTGTTATTGAACAACccctggaagaagaaagaatgcaTATTGGAAAGAATACAGTCACTTATGAATCCAGACAACTAAAAGCTTTGATTTATGAGATTATAGGTTGGAATATGTAG